A single region of the Pseudomonas sp. VD-NE ins genome encodes:
- the fliM gene encoding flagellar motor switch protein FliM → MAVQDLLSQDEIDALLHGVDDGLVQTDNAAEPGSVKSYDLTSQDRIVRGRMPTLEMINERFARYTRISMFNMLRRSADVAVGGVQVMKFGEYVHSLYVPTSLNLVKIKPLRGTALFILDAKLVFKLVDNFFGGDGRHAKIEGREFTPTELRVVRMVLEQAFVDLKEAWQAIMEVNFEYINSEVNPAMANIVGPSEAIVVSTFHIELDGGGGDLHVTMPYSMIEPVREMLDAGFQSDLDDQDERWVNALRQDVLDVDVPIGATVARRQLKLRDILHMQPGDVIPVEMPDEMIMRANGVPAFKVKMGSHKGNLALQVIEPIERR, encoded by the coding sequence ATGGCCGTGCAGGATCTGCTGTCCCAGGATGAAATCGATGCGCTGTTGCATGGCGTCGACGATGGTCTGGTACAGACCGATAACGCTGCCGAACCCGGCAGTGTCAAAAGCTACGACCTGACCAGTCAGGATCGCATCGTCCGTGGACGCATGCCGACTCTGGAAATGATCAACGAGCGATTTGCCCGCTACACCCGCATCAGCATGTTCAACATGCTGCGCCGCTCGGCGGACGTTGCCGTCGGTGGCGTTCAGGTGATGAAGTTCGGCGAATACGTGCACTCGCTGTACGTACCGACCAGCCTTAACCTGGTCAAGATCAAACCGCTGCGCGGCACCGCGCTGTTCATCCTCGACGCCAAACTGGTGTTCAAACTGGTGGACAACTTCTTCGGTGGCGATGGCCGTCACGCCAAGATCGAAGGGCGTGAATTCACCCCGACCGAATTGCGCGTGGTGCGCATGGTGCTGGAACAGGCTTTCGTCGATTTGAAAGAAGCCTGGCAGGCGATCATGGAAGTCAATTTCGAGTACATCAACTCGGAAGTGAACCCGGCCATGGCCAACATCGTCGGCCCGAGCGAAGCGATTGTGGTCTCCACTTTCCACATCGAACTCGATGGCGGTGGCGGCGATCTGCACGTGACCATGCCGTACTCGATGATCGAACCGGTGCGCGAAATGCTCGACGCCGGTTTCCAGTCGGACCTCGACGATCAGGACGAACGCTGGGTCAACGCGCTGCGTCAGGACGTGCTCGATGTCGACGTGCCGATTGGTGCCACCGTGGCGCGCCGCCAGTTGAAGTTGCGCGACATCCTGCACATGCAGCCGGGGGATGTGATCCCGGTCGAGATGCCGGACGAAATGATCATGCGCGCCAACGGCGTGCCGGCCTTCAAGGTCAAGAT